In Vibrio sp. FE10, the following are encoded in one genomic region:
- the rplL gene encoding 50S ribosomal protein L7/L12, protein MSITNEQILDAVAEMSVMQVVELIEAMEEKFGVTAAAAVVAGGASAEAAAEQTEFDVILTGAGANKVQVIKAVRGATGLGLKEAKGLVDSAPAALKEGVDKAEAEALKAQLEEVGASVEIK, encoded by the coding sequence ATGTCTATTACTAACGAGCAAATCCTAGACGCAGTTGCAGAAATGTCTGTAATGCAAGTTGTTGAGCTTATCGAAGCTATGGAAGAAAAATTCGGTGTTACTGCTGCAGCTGCAGTTGTAGCTGGTGGTGCTTCTGCTGAAGCTGCTGCTGAGCAAACTGAATTCGACGTTATCCTTACTGGCGCTGGCGCAAACAAAGTACAAGTTATCAAAGCTGTACGTGGCGCAACTGGCCTAGGTCTTAAAGAAGCTAAAGGTCTTGTAGACTCAGCTCCTGCAGCGCTTAAAGAAGGCGTTGACAAAGCTGAAGCTGAAGCTCTTAAAGCACAGCTAGAAGAAGTTGGCGCTTCTGTTGAAATCAAGTAA
- the rplJ gene encoding 50S ribosomal protein L10, translated as MALNLQDKKAIVAEVNEAASGALSAVVADSRGVEVGAMTSLRKQAREAGVYMKVVRNTLARRAVQGTDYECLVDTFTGPTLIAFSNEHPGAAARLFKDFAKENKDFEIKAAAFEGAVTDAEVLATLPTYDEAIARLMMCMKEASAGKLVRTIAAVRDQKEEAAA; from the coding sequence ATGGCTTTAAATCTTCAAGACAAAAAAGCAATTGTTGCTGAAGTCAACGAAGCTGCCAGTGGTGCACTTTCTGCAGTTGTAGCTGATTCTCGTGGCGTTGAAGTTGGCGCAATGACTTCTCTACGTAAACAAGCTCGCGAAGCGGGTGTTTACATGAAAGTTGTTCGTAACACACTAGCACGCCGTGCGGTTCAGGGTACAGACTACGAGTGTCTAGTAGACACTTTCACTGGTCCAACTCTGATCGCATTCTCTAATGAGCACCCTGGTGCTGCTGCGCGTCTTTTCAAAGACTTCGCTAAAGAGAATAAAGATTTCGAGATCAAAGCTGCTGCATTTGAAGGCGCAGTTACTGATGCTGAAGTACTAGCGACACTACCAACTTACGACGAAGCTATCGCACGCCTAATGATGTGCATGAAAGAAGCTTCTGCTGGCAAGCTGGTTCGTACTATCGCTGCTGTTCGCGACCAAAAAGAAGAAGCTGCGGCATAA
- the rplA gene encoding 50S ribosomal protein L1 yields the protein MAKLTKRMRVIRDKVEVTKEYEINEAIALLKELATAKFVESVDVAVNLGIDARKSDQNVRGATVLPHGTGREIRVAVFTQGANAEAAKEAGADIVGMEDLAEQVKKGVMDFDVVVASPDAMRVVGQLGTILGPRGLMPNPKVGTVTPNVAEAVKNAKAGQVRYRNDKNGIIHTTIGKATFEANQLQENLEALLVALKKAKPSSAKGTFLKKVSISTTMGAGVAVDQASLDTQAN from the coding sequence ATGGCAAAACTTACTAAGCGTATGCGCGTAATCCGCGACAAAGTTGAAGTAACTAAAGAATACGAAATCAACGAAGCTATTGCTCTTCTTAAAGAACTAGCAACTGCTAAATTCGTTGAGTCTGTAGATGTTGCTGTTAACCTAGGCATCGATGCTCGTAAATCTGACCAAAACGTACGTGGCGCAACTGTGCTACCTCACGGTACTGGCCGTGAAATCCGCGTTGCTGTGTTCACTCAAGGTGCAAACGCAGAAGCAGCTAAAGAAGCTGGCGCAGATATCGTTGGTATGGAAGATCTTGCTGAGCAAGTGAAAAAAGGCGTAATGGACTTTGACGTTGTTGTTGCTTCTCCAGATGCAATGCGCGTTGTTGGTCAACTAGGTACAATCCTAGGTCCACGCGGTCTAATGCCAAACCCTAAAGTTGGTACTGTAACTCCTAACGTTGCTGAAGCAGTTAAAAATGCTAAAGCTGGTCAGGTTCGTTACCGTAACGACAAGAACGGCATCATCCACACTACTATCGGTAAAGCAACTTTCGAAGCTAACCAGCTTCAAGAGAACCTAGAAGCACTTCTAGTTGCTCTTAAGAAAGCTAAGCCTTCTTCAGCGAAAGGTACTTTCCTGAAGAAAGTAAGCATCTCTACTACGATGGGTGCTGGTGTTGCTGTTGATCAAGCTAGTCTTGACACACAAGCAAACTAA